The DNA sequence GCGCCCACTCCCAAAGCCACTTCCCTGGTTACAGCAACCGCGCAAGAAAAAAGCTTGCCGATTACCTTCACTGCCAACGGTACGATAAAACCGGAGCGCACGATTAATGTCAGCCCAAAAACCTCGGGATATCTCAAACAATTATTAGTGAAAGAAGGCGATCGCGTCCAGCAAGGACAAATTCTCGCCTACATGGATAATTCCAACCTCCAGGGACAACTCACCCAAGCGCGCGCCCAACTCGCCCAACAGGAAGCCGATTTAAACAAACTGCTTAACGGAAATCGCCCCGAAGATATCGCCCAAGCGCGCGCCCAACTCAACGAAGCGCGATCGCAACTGCAACAACTCGAAACCGGAAATCGCCCCGAAGATATTGCCCAAGCGGACGCACAACTCAATCAAGCAGAAGTCGAGTTGCGCCTTGCTGAAGACGAATTGCAGCGTAACGAGACACTGCTGAAGGCGGGGGCAATTTCTCAGCAAACCGTCGTTCAAAAACGAGCGGCGCGGGATGCAGCGCAGGCAACCGTAGAACGCGATCGCGCTGCCTTAAAATTGCAACAACGGGGGACAAGAAGCGAAGAAATCGCTAAAGCGCGATCGCAACTCGAACAGCGCCAGCAAGCCTTCAATCTCGTTAATGCAGGTGCGCGCCCCGAAGATATCGCCGCCGCCCGCGCCCGAGTCGATGCAGCCCGAGGTGCATTAGAAACCATTCAAACCCAAGTCAACGACACGATTATTAAAGCGCCCTTCACTGGCGCAGTCACAAAAAAATATGCCGATCCCGGTTCTTTTGTTACGCCCACCACCGCAGGAAGTAGTGTAGAAGGAGCCGCATCGAACTCCATTTTGACACTGGCTGCCACTCCGCTTGTTGTCGCCTATCTCGACGAAGCCAACGTCGGGCGCGTAAAAATCGGGCAATCCGTCAAAATTAGCAGCGATGCCTACCCCAATCGCCCGTTTCAAGGAAAGGTGAGCCAAATCGCCCAGCAAGCGACGACAACGGCGAACGTCACCAGCTTTGAGGTTAAGGTTGCTTTAGAACCCGCCGCTCGGGAAGCGCTCAAAATTGGGATGAATGTCGATACTGAATTTCAAGTGGGAGAGTTAAAAAATGCGCTCTTGATTCCCTCTGCCGCGATCGTTCGCCAGAAAAATGGGACGGGCGTTTATACTCTCGGCACGGACAATAAACCCGTTTTTAAACCGATTAAAGTCGGGCTAACTATCGGCGAGCAAACTGAAGTTAAATCGGGAATCGGTAAGCAAGATTCTGTTTTGCTGAGTTTTCCGCCCGGAATGGAGCCGAAAGCGCAATTAAGAGGGCCGCTGGGCGAGCTAACGAAAGGGAGAAATTCCGGTCAGAATCGCTCCTCCCCAAGGAACAATAATGGTTCGCCTCCTCCTCAATGAAATATAGCGCTACTTGAAAGATGAAGGTAAGTTTCTCAACGCAAAAAAAATTGGTCTGGTGCGCGCTGATTCGCCCGGGAACAAGTCACTTTTGTCGCTCTCTCCCAACTTTGGGAGAGGGACTTTGAGTCTACTCCCCTTCGCCCAAGTTTGGGAGAAGGGGCCGGGGGATGAGGGCAATCGTCAGCAAGTTTGACCTGCTCCCGATTCGCCTTTTTCGATGTCTTCTTAATAAAAATATATCGAAAACAGTATAATTTCGCCCTGTTAGTTATTTAAAAATCACTCGCTCGATCGCTTATCCTTATGTTAAAACTAGAGATTACAACCGCGAAGCCGAAAACGAATAAAGCAAAGAAAGCAACTCAACAAATTGCCTTTACGGAAGTTGTTGGAATTGCATTAGAAGCGCTCTGGAGCAATAAACTCCGTACCGGATTAACGATGCTCGGCGTAACGATTGGAATTGCTTCTGTTACTGCTATTTCTTCCATCGGAGAAGGAATGCAGAAAAATGTCGGGCAACAAATGCAATCGCTAGGAACGAATGTTTTGCAAGTCATGTCAGGAGCGGCGCGGAGCGGAAATGTTTCTCAAGGCGCGGGTTCGCTGACAACTTTAACCTGGGAGGATAAAGGTGCAATTGAAAAAGGAGCGCCTTCGGCTAAACTCGTCTCGGCAACCTTGCAGCGCGGCGGTCAAGTTGTCTACAGCGGCACTAATATTAATACCACAATTTATGGCAGCGATCTTAACTATCCTGAAGTTAGAAATACTCATCCGGCTAGCGGGCGTTATTTCACTCAAGAAGAGTTCGATCGCGCCGATCGCGTGGCAGTTATCGGTTCTGTCGTGCAACAAAAACTTTTTGGGAATGGAACGGGATTAAATGAAAAAATTCGGGTTCAAGGCGAAAATTATCTCGTGATTGGCGTGATGGAATCGAAAGGCAGTCAGGGACCGATGAATCGCGACGATACGATTTATATTCCCCTCACAACGATGTCCGCCCGCATTGTCGGTAATAATGCCCTTCAAGGCATTTCTGTTAGTACGATTTGGATTGAAAGCGAATCGCGAGATTCTTTAGTTGCGGCTCAATTTCAGGTCACAAACATTCTGCGCTTGCGCCACAATATCTATAATCCCGAAAACGATGATTTTCGGGTAATGAACCAATCCGATTTAGTGAGTGCTTTTTCTAATATTGTTGGAGTATTGAGAATCTTCGCGATCGCGATTGCCGGGATTTCGCTATTAGTCGGCGGCATCGGTATTGCGAATATCATGCTTGTCTCCGTTGTCGAGCGCACGCGGGAAATCGGCATTCGCAAAGCGCTCGGCGCAACAAATTCAGCAATTTTAATTCAATTTGCGATTGAAGCGATCGCGATTTCTACCCTTGGCGGTGTTGTGGGGGCGGGGACGGGAGTCTGTCTTGCTTACTTTGGCTCAAATGCCTTCGGATTTCCCTTTATTATTTCGCGAAGTTCGATTGTCGTTGGCTTCATTCTTTCGATGTTTGTCGGATTTGTTGCTGGCGTAATTCCTGCCCGAACAGCCGCTCGTTTAGAACCGATCGCGGCTTTGCGGAGCGAATAGTATAGCGTTACTCGTTTGTGAATGTATGTTTCTAAATTTACCCAAGTTCTAGCAGGTGGGCGCTGCCCACCCTACTCCATTAACTCAAAATAATTATCCCACAATTATCCATTATCCATTGTCAATTATCAATTATAAAAATGTCTGTTATTTTAATGGAAAATATCGCCAAAAATTACTCCCTTGGCGGCAATCCCGTTCCGATTTTAAACGGGATCGATTTAAGTATTGAAGAAGGAGAATATATCGCGATTGTCGGGGCTTCCGGTTCGGGAAAATCTACCCTGATGAATATTATCGGCTGTCTCGATCGCGCCAGCAAAGGACGTTACTGGTTTGAAGGCGAAGATTTAACCACCTTCAACGACGACGAACTGGCATACATTCGCAATCAACGCATCGGTTTCGTCTTCCAACAGTTCAATTTACTGTCCCGTTCCACAGCGCTGGAAAATGTGATGGTGCCAATGGTTTATGCTAACGTTCCTAAAGCAGAACGCCGCGATCGCGCTACCCGCGCCCTCGTACAAGTGGGTTTAGAAGAACGCCTCCACAACCGCCCCAATCAACTCTCCGGCGGACAGCAACAACGAGTAGCAATTGCACGCGCCCTCGTCAATGAACCCGCTTTAGTTTTAGCCGACGAACCCACGGGCGCGTTAGATACAAAAACGTCCCATGAAGTGATGAACTTGCTGGGGGAATTGAACGAACGGGGCATTACCATTGTCATTGTTACCCACGAACCCGACATCGCCGCCCGGACGAAACGAACGATTCGGATTCAAGATGGCGCGATCGCGTAAAAATTGCCTCGAATCAACGCATTTTCCTGCTTATACCAATTTTATAGGATTGGCTCTCTAGCGATCGCACAGATGGCGATCGCTCTCCTCCAAATCGCCATTCGTGCGTAAATAATCGCGCACCCAATCGCAGCCATAACGAACGATGCGATCCACAGATTGCACCTCGGGGACGTTCCACAAAATTACCTTATTGTCCCCACTCGCCGAAGCGAGGGTTTGACCGTCGGGACTGAAAGTAATCTCCCAAACACCGCCCGTATGAGCCTTCAGAGTGGTTAAAAGGCTCGGCTTCTGACCCGCTTCCAGTTTCCAGAATTGAATCGCTCCATCGGCGCTCCCCGAAGCCAACAATTGCCTGTCGGGACTAAACGCTACACTCATGATACTATCAAGACCCTCAAGGGTAGCCAGTTCGCTGCCATCCAGTCGCCAAAGTTTCAGGGTTTTGTCCTGGCTGGCAGTAGCTAGAGTTTGACCGTCCGGACTAAACGCGAGCGACCGGACAATGGCATCGTGTCCTTGAAACGTTCTGAGCAACTTACCCTGCTTCGTCCAAAGTCTAGCCGTCGCATCGCCACTTGCCGAGGCCAGAAGTTGACCGTCAGGGCTGAAACTAACCATCCAAACTCCGCCTTGATGTCCCTTCAATCTCGCCTGCAAAACGGGGCTTTTCCCCTCCAGATTCCACAATCCCACCGTACCATCCGCACTGCCGGAAGCCAGCAGTTTGCCATCGGGACTAAATCGAACCCTTCTGACTCCCCCTTCGTGTCCTTTGAGAGTTGAGCGCAGTTGACCCTGTAATGTCCAGAGTTTAACCGTCGAATCTCCACTCGCCGTAGCAACAAGCCGACCGTCTGGACTGAAAGCAACTCCCATGACAATGCCTTGATGCTTCAGGGTTTGCAGCAGCAGCGGCCTACCCCCATCAACTCTCTTCCAAAGTTTAACGGTGCGATCGGTGCTAGCAGAAGCAAAAATCTGCTCCCGTCCCGGATAAGTTGGAGCAAAAGCAACGCCGAAAACCGATGATTTGCGATCGTTGATGGATTGCAGCAAGGCATTATTGGGGTTCCAGAGTTTCACTGTCGCATCCAAACTCGCAGTTGCAATGCTTTTGCCGTCCGGACTGAATTCTACACTCGTCACGAGCGCGCGGTGTCCGGCGAAAGTTTGCAGCAGTTGGGCTTTCTCCCAAGTCTCCCCATCTCGCTGCCACAACTTCAAGGTTTTATCGTCTGATATCGACGCTAACTGCGTACCGTCGGGACTGAAGGCAGCCCCAATGACCAAACCGTCATGGGCATTGAGGGTTGTTAGCAATTTCAGTCCATTTGGGGAGAATTGCCAAAGTTTAACCGTACCATCAAAAGAAGCAGTGGCGATTGTATCCCCGTTCGGGTTAATGGCAACATCCAGCACCGCCAATTCGTGAGCCTTCATTGCAGTTAGAAGCTGACCGTTAAGATTCCAAATATTCAACATTCCCTTGCCACTCCCGGCAACGATATTCTGGCTATCGGGAGTAAAGGCAACGCCAGAATTAATGACTGTATTGGCTTTTATCGTTTTTAGTAAAGTGCCTTTTTTGTCCCACAGTCGCAGCATTCCGTCTTCACTGGTGGCTGCGATATATTCGCTATTGGGCGCGATCGCAACACCACCCATATTGGCTCGAGCGCCTGTTAAAGTGTGGCGCAAAGTCCCGTCAGCATTCCAAACTTTGACCGTGCGATCGCCCGAACCCGATACGATTGTTTTACCGTCTTGAGCGATCGCTAAGCTCCCGACTAAAGCTTTATGTCCCGATAGCATTTTCAGCAGCCGACCGTCTTTTGCCCACAAGTTAACCGTATTTTCCCGACCGCTGGCTGCAATTATCTCGCCATCTCCCCTAATCGCCAAACCAATACTTCCCCCCATCGGTTTTGAGAAGCGATTGTATTCATCTGCCCCTAAAATGGCTTGCTGGAGCGCAATTTCGACCTTATTTTTAATATCGGGGTCGGCTCGTGTTAACAATAGCAATTTCTGCCTTGCTCGCAGTGCTTCAATTAAAGCATCTAATCGACTGTTAGCAATGAAAAGACCCTCAGAAGAAGAAACTAACGCTCTAATTTCACCAATTCTCGCTCGCCGTTCGCTGGCTAAAGCCTGACGATACTGCCAAAAAGCGATCGCGCCGAGAGTGCCGGTTAACATTAAGGCGGCTGTTAGCGCCGCGATCGAATATTTTTGGAGTCTAGCACTGCGTTTTTGCAGCAATAATCGCGCTTCAACTTCCTGAAGTCTAGCTGCTTCTAAAGCTTGTTGAGTTTCTTGTCTGTCTAATTGCTCGCTACGAGCTAAAAACTGATAGTCTAAATCGCTCAAGCTTTTCCCCTGCGCCCAATTCTTCGCATCGATTAACGCTTGACCTCGTAACAGGCGCGAGTTATCTTGCTGCTGAACCGTCAGCCAAGCTTCAAAGATTTGTGAGTAGGGACGTAGAGCTTTTAATTGTTTCTCGACCCAACCGAGATTAAAGACTTGCTCATAAATTTTGTTGCGGACTGTTAAAACATTCTTGGTTTTAAGGACTAAGCCCGAAAGAATCAACTCGATTTGTTCGGAACTATCATCGCTGCTGACTTTTATCCCTTGTAAAATTTGTTGATAGATTCCTAATAATCGCCCCGCCCGTTGGGAATTTCTCAGTAGGCGATCGCGGATTGTTCGCAAATGCTCTGGTTCGTCCTTACTTTCCCACTTCTCAATCACGTATTCATTGACGATTGACTCCACCCAATAGTTTTCCATCCCCAGAGGAATTGTTTTTCCCGACATCTCTCCTGCCGTTTCTAACAAGTTAACTGCCAGCTTACACAGCTTTTGAGTTAAAAAAGGCTGTCCTCCCGTCCACTGGACAATGGCGCGGACAATAGCTTCCGGATTCTCTATTTTTTTCGCTAATCCCGCCGCCAGCGTCAGTGCTTCTTTGCTTGTAAATCCGTGCAATTCGATCGCCGTCCCGATATTAAAAGGAGTGCGATTTTTATCTGCAATTAAATCGCAAGGAGTTGCCACGCCGAAAATAGCTACAGTTAAGCGCTTGTATTCGGGATTCAGGGTGCGTTGATTGTAGCAAAAGCGAATCCAAGCAAAAAAATCATCAATCGCAAAATCTAAACTGATAATACTATCGATTTCGTCAATAAAAATAACAATTTCTTCATCAGGAAATTGAACCAGCAGAACGTCTTCTACAAAATTCCCCAAGCGCTGCAAGGGGGAGATATCGGTTAAATCGTTCCACCAGGTTTTTAAATTGACTTTTCCCAGCAAGTTAAAGCCGCGCCATAGCTCTGCTACTATGCCCTTATACCACCGATCTGGCGTAATATTTTCGCTGCCAATGCGCGTCATATCTAAGCTACTGCATCGATACCCCTGTTCTTGTAATAAATGGCGAGTTCTGACAAGGATTGACGATTTCCCCATTTGCCGAGAATTGAGGATGTAACAAAATTCTCCAGCGCGGAGGGCGGTATATAATTGGCGATCGGCTTGTCGCTCGACATAACTAGGAGCATCGATACTGAGGCTACCACCAACTTGATATTGGTAAGTCATAATCTGAATAATTGTAAATCGAGCTTGAGGTTTGCGCGTTGCTGCGATCGCTTTTAGACTTCAAACATTGAGATCGATTTGGTACGGTTTCGACCCTCGATTTTCGCTTGATGCAACGCCTCCGATGCAACTTCTATTAAACCCTCAAAAGACGTTTCTGGGTTAGGATTTAAACTCGTCAATCCCAAACTTACGGTAATCACTAAAGAGTGTAAGCCTCCTATATCTTCCAGATTGTAAGGAATGGCTAGCTTTTTGACTTCCAAGTGAATTTTTTTTGCAACTTGAAGCGCGCTTTTTTCCCCAAGACCGGGTAAAACAATTGCAAATTGCGCCCAGCTATAACGAGCAACTAAATGCTCTACCCCAAAAACACTCTTGCGAATGGCTCCCGCAATTTTGCGCAGAGTTTTTTCTGATAAAGATTGTTGTTTTCGTTTAGTATAAAAATTAAAGAAATCGATTTCGCATAAAATAAATGAGAGCGAACTCGATTGAGAATCAAGTTCTGCTAACAGATTTTTAAGCGAGAACTCTAATTGACTTCCTTTGAGAAAATTAGTAGTTTCATCAAGTTTACCAACTTGCTTTAATGTATGAATTTCCGATTTTAATTTTTTAATAGTATCGGGTAGACTTCTGGCTCCAAAATCATAAACCGTACAAAACTTTCGGTACAAATTACAACTTAAGGTTATAGAATCGCCCTCTAACTTGACTAATCCCATCTGTTCGAGTTTATAGGCTAAGAGCGGGTCTAACTTGACCCCTCCTTCAGCACGAACAACTTTTTTAAGCGCCGTTGCTAATTCTGGATGTTCTTGCAGCAAGACTAAGCGTTCTCGTAGATAGCTACTATAAATTCCTGCAATATCATGAGCTTTTTCTAGGATTTCATCAAGACTCACAGAAGAGGTGACGAGATGGTAAAGTGCCATCCCGATTAAGTACGGTTGTCCCCCCACTACTGCCATCAGTTTCTTTGCTTCGCTTTCGTCCGTCCAATCGAGTCCATAAGCTCCTGCCAAATGGATCGTTTCCTCTAACGTAAATTCGCGTAAGCAAACAGGCAACCCCACATTAAAAGGAGATTGATTGATATTAAAATTAATATAAACTTCGGTTGAATGTACCAGAACCAGCCTGAGTTTTTGGAAACTTTCTTGTTGCCTTGCCTCCTCATACCAGGAGCGCAATAGACCCATAAACTCGCGCGCGATCTGAGGATGCTCGAATAGCAAATTAATCTCATTCAAGACTAAAACAATCGGAGTATCGATCTGCTCTAACAAATAGCCTTGTAAATAGATCGTACAACTTACTTTACTGCCAATCTCTTCATCCCAATACTCCTCGATCAGGGGTGTTAGTTCGAGTTGACGGCTAAGGTTGGCACAAAACCAGCGCAAAAACCAATCTAAAGAACTAAAGATATTGTTATCTATCTGCCTAAAATCGAGGCGAACAGTGCGGCAATTGAATTGTTTGGCTTGATGAAGGAGGCGCAGCAATAAAGAACTTTTTCCCATTTGTTTGGGTGCTTTAATGCGAATGACGCTTCCCGGCTTGCAAATTTCTTGACCGACCAGTTGTTCGACGGGAGGGCGTTCGATATAAAATGGAGAACCGAGCGGCAGGGAACCGCCGGGAAATTCTGCCAAAGTTTGTTCGGGATTTCTATTGTCCGCGTTAGAAATGATGGTCATGAGTTGCGAGGGGATTTCAGGTCATTATTGAACCGATGCTTTTAGCCAGTGCAAACTCTGTGAGAATTAGTATAAAAACTCTACCCGGAAAATTAATTTAATAATCCTGGAACGCAAGGCTATATTTTTTGTGCTTAGATTAAATTGTTGTGTTATGCTAGCATTTCGGTAAGGGATGACACAAGGTTAGAGAGAAGATGAAATATTAATTTTAGTTTGTGTTTCCCTATTGAAAGCTCGTATAGGGCGCGATCGCGTAGGGTTTCTCCTAGCAACACGCACCCTGACCATGATTTTCGAGTCCCTAAGAATCTCGGATATTTTTCAATTTGTTCGCGATCGATTCTTCACTTCACTAAGCGCGCGAACTTATTCTTCCCAACTTGCAAAACTTTCCCTTCCACGACCTCCAAAGACTCCACCGTAAAGCCCACATCCGCTACCGTTTCGCCATCTAACTTTACGCCGCGATTTTGAATCGCCCTGCGTCCATCGCTACTACTGGCGCACAAGCCGCTTTCTTTGAGCAAGAAATTGAGCTTGACAGGAAACGCAATTGATGATAAAGAAAATTCCGGCACGGTGTCGGTTTGCGTTGTCTCGCCCTGAGTCAAATCTAATGCTGCTTTTTGAGCGTTTTTTGCTGCTTCTAAGCCCCAATATTGAGCGGAGACATCGAGGG is a window from the Oscillatoria sp. FACHB-1406 genome containing:
- a CDS encoding ABC transporter permease, which produces MLKLEITTAKPKTNKAKKATQQIAFTEVVGIALEALWSNKLRTGLTMLGVTIGIASVTAISSIGEGMQKNVGQQMQSLGTNVLQVMSGAARSGNVSQGAGSLTTLTWEDKGAIEKGAPSAKLVSATLQRGGQVVYSGTNINTTIYGSDLNYPEVRNTHPASGRYFTQEEFDRADRVAVIGSVVQQKLFGNGTGLNEKIRVQGENYLVIGVMESKGSQGPMNRDDTIYIPLTTMSARIVGNNALQGISVSTIWIESESRDSLVAAQFQVTNILRLRHNIYNPENDDFRVMNQSDLVSAFSNIVGVLRIFAIAIAGISLLVGGIGIANIMLVSVVERTREIGIRKALGATNSAILIQFAIEAIAISTLGGVVGAGTGVCLAYFGSNAFGFPFIISRSSIVVGFILSMFVGFVAGVIPARTAARLEPIAALRSE
- a CDS encoding AAA-like domain-containing protein, with protein sequence MTIISNADNRNPEQTLAEFPGGSLPLGSPFYIERPPVEQLVGQEICKPGSVIRIKAPKQMGKSSLLLRLLHQAKQFNCRTVRLDFRQIDNNIFSSLDWFLRWFCANLSRQLELTPLIEEYWDEEIGSKVSCTIYLQGYLLEQIDTPIVLVLNEINLLFEHPQIAREFMGLLRSWYEEARQQESFQKLRLVLVHSTEVYINFNINQSPFNVGLPVCLREFTLEETIHLAGAYGLDWTDESEAKKLMAVVGGQPYLIGMALYHLVTSSVSLDEILEKAHDIAGIYSSYLRERLVLLQEHPELATALKKVVRAEGGVKLDPLLAYKLEQMGLVKLEGDSITLSCNLYRKFCTVYDFGARSLPDTIKKLKSEIHTLKQVGKLDETTNFLKGSQLEFSLKNLLAELDSQSSSLSFILCEIDFFNFYTKRKQQSLSEKTLRKIAGAIRKSVFGVEHLVARYSWAQFAIVLPGLGEKSALQVAKKIHLEVKKLAIPYNLEDIGGLHSLVITVSLGLTSLNPNPETSFEGLIEVASEALHQAKIEGRNRTKSISMFEV
- a CDS encoding ABC transporter ATP-binding protein → MSVILMENIAKNYSLGGNPVPILNGIDLSIEEGEYIAIVGASGSGKSTLMNIIGCLDRASKGRYWFEGEDLTTFNDDELAYIRNQRIGFVFQQFNLLSRSTALENVMVPMVYANVPKAERRDRATRALVQVGLEERLHNRPNQLSGGQQQRVAIARALVNEPALVLADEPTGALDTKTSHEVMNLLGELNERGITIVIVTHEPDIAARTKRTIRIQDGAIA
- a CDS encoding biotin/lipoyl-binding protein, whose protein sequence is MTSEAKPSYPHRRYKALLPSLNSRWLLGLLLMAAIAGGAYIVYRAIAPTPKATSLVTATAQEKSLPITFTANGTIKPERTINVSPKTSGYLKQLLVKEGDRVQQGQILAYMDNSNLQGQLTQARAQLAQQEADLNKLLNGNRPEDIAQARAQLNEARSQLQQLETGNRPEDIAQADAQLNQAEVELRLAEDELQRNETLLKAGAISQQTVVQKRAARDAAQATVERDRAALKLQQRGTRSEEIAKARSQLEQRQQAFNLVNAGARPEDIAAARARVDAARGALETIQTQVNDTIIKAPFTGAVTKKYADPGSFVTPTTAGSSVEGAASNSILTLAATPLVVAYLDEANVGRVKIGQSVKISSDAYPNRPFQGKVSQIAQQATTTANVTSFEVKVALEPAAREALKIGMNVDTEFQVGELKNALLIPSAAIVRQKNGTGVYTLGTDNKPVFKPIKVGLTIGEQTEVKSGIGKQDSVLLSFPPGMEPKAQLRGPLGELTKGRNSGQNRSSPRNNNGSPPPQ
- a CDS encoding AAA-like domain-containing protein, whose translation is MTYQYQVGGSLSIDAPSYVERQADRQLYTALRAGEFCYILNSRQMGKSSILVRTRHLLQEQGYRCSSLDMTRIGSENITPDRWYKGIVAELWRGFNLLGKVNLKTWWNDLTDISPLQRLGNFVEDVLLVQFPDEEIVIFIDEIDSIISLDFAIDDFFAWIRFCYNQRTLNPEYKRLTVAIFGVATPCDLIADKNRTPFNIGTAIELHGFTSKEALTLAAGLAKKIENPEAIVRAIVQWTGGQPFLTQKLCKLAVNLLETAGEMSGKTIPLGMENYWVESIVNEYVIEKWESKDEPEHLRTIRDRLLRNSQRAGRLLGIYQQILQGIKVSSDDSSEQIELILSGLVLKTKNVLTVRNKIYEQVFNLGWVEKQLKALRPYSQIFEAWLTVQQQDNSRLLRGQALIDAKNWAQGKSLSDLDYQFLARSEQLDRQETQQALEAARLQEVEARLLLQKRSARLQKYSIAALTAALMLTGTLGAIAFWQYRQALASERRARIGEIRALVSSSEGLFIANSRLDALIEALRARQKLLLLTRADPDIKNKVEIALQQAILGADEYNRFSKPMGGSIGLAIRGDGEIIAASGRENTVNLWAKDGRLLKMLSGHKALVGSLAIAQDGKTIVSGSGDRTVKVWNADGTLRHTLTGARANMGGVAIAPNSEYIAATSEDGMLRLWDKKGTLLKTIKANTVINSGVAFTPDSQNIVAGSGKGMLNIWNLNGQLLTAMKAHELAVLDVAINPNGDTIATASFDGTVKLWQFSPNGLKLLTTLNAHDGLVIGAAFSPDGTQLASISDDKTLKLWQRDGETWEKAQLLQTFAGHRALVTSVEFSPDGKSIATASLDATVKLWNPNNALLQSINDRKSSVFGVAFAPTYPGREQIFASASTDRTVKLWKRVDGGRPLLLQTLKHQGIVMGVAFSPDGRLVATASGDSTVKLWTLQGQLRSTLKGHEGGVRRVRFSPDGKLLASGSADGTVGLWNLEGKSPVLQARLKGHQGGVWMVSFSPDGQLLASASGDATARLWTKQGKLLRTFQGHDAIVRSLAFSPDGQTLATASQDKTLKLWRLDGSELATLEGLDSIMSVAFSPDRQLLASGSADGAIQFWKLEAGQKPSLLTTLKAHTGGVWEITFSPDGQTLASASGDNKVILWNVPEVQSVDRIVRYGCDWVRDYLRTNGDLEESDRHLCDR